From one Plantibacter flavus genomic stretch:
- a CDS encoding response regulator transcription factor encodes MVTVAIIDDHESVRLGIEAVCAHAGYQVVASAPTAVECIAALNGVVPDVVVLDLSLSDGSTPTSNIHAVQAVGAHVLIHSIADRVALVREALAAGASGVIPKSSPTDTVIAAIGTVARGEALNNIEWASAIDADSDFARAQLGRRERDVLHLYASGLPLKTVAMQLGIAYSTAREHIDRIRVKYVEVGRPAPTKVDLLRRAVEDGILPGLDQGGTDVS; translated from the coding sequence TGACCGTCGCAATCATTGATGATCACGAGTCCGTGCGGCTCGGGATCGAAGCGGTGTGTGCGCACGCCGGGTATCAGGTCGTGGCGAGTGCCCCGACCGCCGTCGAGTGCATCGCCGCGTTGAACGGTGTGGTGCCCGACGTGGTCGTGCTCGACCTCTCGCTCTCCGACGGCAGCACGCCGACCTCGAACATCCACGCGGTGCAGGCTGTGGGGGCACACGTCCTCATCCACTCGATCGCCGATCGTGTCGCTCTGGTGCGCGAGGCGCTTGCCGCCGGAGCGTCCGGGGTCATCCCCAAGTCGTCGCCGACGGACACGGTCATCGCCGCCATCGGCACGGTGGCCCGTGGCGAGGCCCTGAACAACATCGAGTGGGCGAGTGCGATCGACGCCGACAGCGATTTCGCGCGAGCGCAGCTTGGTCGTCGCGAGCGCGACGTTCTGCACCTCTACGCGTCCGGCCTGCCGCTGAAGACCGTCGCCATGCAGCTCGGCATCGCCTACTCCACGGCCCGAGAGCACATCGACCGCATCCGGGTGAAGTACGTCGAGGTGGGGCGTCCGGCACCGACGAAGGTCGACCTGCTCCGCCGAGCGGTCGAGGACGGGATCCTCCCCGGCCTCGATCAAGGCGGGACGGATGTCTCCTAG